A genomic region of Friedmanniella luteola contains the following coding sequences:
- a CDS encoding HU family DNA-binding protein, producing MNKAELVEALAQHYDGSKTEASRALNAVVQTITRSTVAGEKVAITGFGVFEKVERPARIVRNPRTGERKEAPATSVPRFRAGTELKAYVAGQRELPELSAETAAPAARPTRTSTRRPAAPAPAAEQEPLVAAPAVTEEPPAKAARSSRKAGAPAVVAGKSAGKKADARAVATKAVSAKADSKKADSKKADAKKADSKKADSKKAAKKADAKKVDGKKSGKKK from the coding sequence GTGAACAAGGCAGAGCTGGTCGAGGCGCTGGCGCAGCACTACGACGGCAGCAAGACCGAGGCGTCGCGGGCGCTCAACGCCGTCGTGCAGACCATCACCCGGTCCACGGTGGCGGGGGAGAAGGTCGCCATCACCGGGTTCGGCGTGTTCGAGAAGGTCGAGCGGCCGGCCCGGATCGTGCGGAACCCCCGGACGGGGGAGCGCAAGGAGGCGCCGGCGACGTCGGTGCCCCGCTTCCGTGCCGGCACCGAGCTCAAGGCCTACGTGGCCGGGCAGCGCGAGCTGCCCGAGCTCAGCGCCGAGACGGCGGCCCCGGCCGCCCGGCCGACCCGGACCAGCACCCGCCGCCCTGCGGCCCCCGCGCCGGCCGCGGAGCAGGAGCCGCTCGTGGCGGCTCCGGCGGTGACCGAGGAGCCGCCGGCGAAGGCCGCGAGGAGCAGCCGGAAGGCGGGCGCCCCGGCGGTCGTCGCCGGGAAGAGCGCCGGGAAGAAGGCCGACGCCAGGGCGGTGGCCACGAAGGCGGTCAGCGCGAAGGCCGACAGCAAGAAGGCGGACAGCAAGAAGGCCGACGCCAAGAAGGCCGACAGCAAGAAGGCCGACAGCAAGAAGGCCGCCAAGAAGGCCGACGCCAAGAAGGTCGACGGGAAGAAGAGCGGCAAGAAGAAGTGA
- the leuD gene encoding 3-isopropylmalate dehydratase small subunit gives MDAFSTHTGTAVPLRRSNVDTDQIIPAVYLKRVTKTGFEDGLFAAWRNDPAFVLNQPQYAGATILVPGPDFGTGSSREHAVWALQNYGFKVVIGARFGDIFRGNAGKSGLLIAVVDQKIVEELWDHVEAHPAAPLTVDLRERTITAEGFSTTFEIDDYTRWRLLEGLDDIGLTLRQADHIDAYERSRPAFKPVTQLTAG, from the coding sequence ATGGACGCCTTCAGCACCCACACGGGAACCGCGGTGCCGCTGCGCCGCAGCAACGTGGACACCGACCAGATCATCCCGGCGGTCTACCTCAAGCGGGTCACGAAGACGGGCTTCGAGGACGGGCTGTTCGCGGCCTGGCGCAACGACCCGGCCTTCGTGCTCAACCAGCCCCAGTACGCCGGCGCGACGATCCTGGTGCCCGGACCGGACTTCGGCACCGGGTCGTCCCGTGAGCACGCGGTCTGGGCCCTGCAGAACTACGGGTTCAAGGTGGTGATCGGCGCCCGGTTCGGCGACATCTTCCGGGGGAACGCGGGCAAGTCGGGCCTGCTGATCGCGGTGGTCGACCAGAAGATCGTCGAGGAGCTGTGGGACCACGTCGAGGCGCACCCGGCCGCCCCGCTGACCGTCGACCTCCGGGAGCGGACGATCACCGCCGAGGGTTTCTCGACCACCTTCGAGATCGACGACTACACGCGGTGGCGCCTGCTGGAAGGCCTGGACGACATCGGCCTGACCCTGCGCCAGGCCGACCACATCGACGCCTACGAGCGGTCCCGGCCCGCGTTCAAGCCGGTCACCCAGCTCACCGCGGGCTGA
- a CDS encoding NAD(P)H-dependent glycerol-3-phosphate dehydrogenase, which yields MSDVVTGRPAKIAVMGSGSWGTAFALVLSDAGNDVTLWARRPELAAAINAEHRNPDYFPSVELPPALRAVSDPDEAMVDAEFVVLGVPSQSLRTNLSHWPIPRDAVVVSLAKGIELGTGLRMSEVVAQAGGIEADRIAVVTGPNLAREIAERQPSASVVASTAEETAAALQRVCHTPRFRAYTNTDVIGCELGGATKNVIALAVGMAVGLGFGANATASVITRGLAEISRLGQALGADPYTFSGLAGLGDLVATCSSPLSRNRTFGEELGRGRSVAEISASTRQVAEGVKSCASIQALAATHGVEMPIVENVAAVIAGELTPAGLMTTLMSRSAKPERY from the coding sequence ATGAGCGACGTGGTGACCGGACGTCCCGCCAAGATCGCGGTGATGGGCTCCGGGTCGTGGGGGACCGCCTTCGCCCTGGTGCTGTCCGACGCCGGCAACGACGTGACGCTGTGGGCCCGGCGACCGGAGCTGGCCGCCGCGATCAACGCCGAGCACCGCAACCCGGACTACTTCCCGAGCGTGGAGCTGCCGCCGGCGCTGCGGGCGGTCAGCGACCCGGACGAGGCGATGGTGGACGCGGAGTTCGTCGTCCTCGGCGTGCCGTCGCAGTCGCTGCGCACCAACCTCAGCCACTGGCCCATCCCGCGCGACGCCGTCGTCGTCAGCCTGGCCAAGGGCATCGAGCTGGGCACCGGGCTGCGGATGAGCGAGGTCGTCGCCCAGGCGGGCGGCATCGAGGCCGACCGGATCGCCGTCGTGACCGGCCCCAACCTGGCGCGCGAGATCGCCGAGCGGCAGCCGTCGGCCAGCGTGGTCGCGAGCACCGCGGAGGAGACGGCGGCCGCGCTGCAGCGGGTCTGCCACACGCCGCGGTTCCGCGCCTACACCAACACCGACGTGATCGGCTGCGAGCTGGGCGGCGCGACGAAGAACGTCATCGCCCTCGCCGTCGGGATGGCCGTCGGCCTCGGCTTCGGCGCCAACGCCACCGCGTCGGTGATCACCCGCGGGCTCGCCGAGATCTCCCGGCTGGGGCAGGCGCTGGGTGCCGACCCGTACACCTTCTCGGGTCTCGCCGGCCTCGGCGACCTCGTCGCCACGTGCTCCTCCCCGCTGTCGCGCAACCGCACCTTCGGCGAGGAGCTCGGCCGCGGCCGCAGCGTCGCCGAGATCAGCGCGTCCACCCGGCAGGTGGCCGAGGGCGTGAAGTCCTGCGCCTCCATCCAGGCCCTCGCTGCCACGCACGGCGTCGAGATGCCGATCGTGGAGAACGTCGCCGCCGTCATCGCCGGCGAGCTCACCCCCGCCGGCCTGATGACGACCCTGATGTCCCGCTCGGCGAAGCCGGAGCGCTACTGA
- a CDS encoding lysophospholipid acyltransferase family protein, producing the protein MGDAVQSTSGADLPPLSQANAEPGGRMIFGVVSLLHAIIEPLVDRDWREQQKIPARGGVVLVVNHISNVDPLAVGQFVAFSGRWPRFLAKESLFRIPVVGAVIRACGQIPVRRGTAAAQDALVEAVRAVDAGRAVVVYAEGTITLDPDLWPMRGRTGAARIALSTSAPVVPIGQWGAQDVMYGKRIHLPHLRPRTTFRLLVGDPVPLDDLRGQPLTTAVLTEATDRIMAAVTALVAELRGEQPPAERFDPRAVTAGVRR; encoded by the coding sequence ATGGGCGACGCGGTGCAGTCGACGTCCGGGGCCGACCTGCCGCCGCTCTCCCAGGCCAACGCCGAACCCGGCGGGCGGATGATCTTCGGCGTCGTCAGCCTGCTGCACGCGATCATCGAGCCGCTCGTCGACCGCGACTGGCGTGAGCAGCAGAAGATCCCGGCCCGCGGCGGCGTCGTGCTGGTGGTGAACCACATCTCGAACGTCGACCCGCTGGCCGTCGGTCAGTTCGTCGCCTTCTCCGGCCGCTGGCCCCGCTTCCTGGCCAAGGAGTCGCTCTTCCGGATCCCCGTCGTCGGGGCCGTCATCCGGGCCTGCGGGCAGATCCCGGTGCGCCGCGGCACCGCCGCCGCCCAGGACGCGCTCGTCGAGGCGGTGCGGGCGGTGGACGCGGGCCGGGCCGTGGTCGTCTACGCCGAGGGCACCATCACCCTCGACCCCGACCTGTGGCCGATGCGCGGACGTACCGGGGCCGCGCGGATCGCCCTGAGCACCAGCGCCCCGGTGGTGCCGATCGGCCAGTGGGGGGCGCAGGACGTGATGTACGGCAAGCGGATCCACCTGCCGCACCTGCGGCCCCGCACGACCTTCCGGCTCCTCGTCGGGGACCCGGTCCCGCTGGACGACCTGCGGGGGCAGCCGTTGACCACGGCCGTGCTCACCGAGGCCACCGACCGGATCATGGCCGCCGTCACCGCCCTGGTGGCCGAGCTGCGCGGCGAGCAGCCGCCGGCCGAGCGGTTCGACCCGCGCGCCGTCACCGCGGGGGTGCGCCGATGA
- the leuC gene encoding 3-isopropylmalate dehydratase large subunit → MGKTLSEKVWDAHVVRSAEGEPDLLFIDLHLVHEVTSPQAFDGLRQAGRPVRRPDLTLATEDHNTPTLDIDQPIADPVSRTQVDTLRRNVEEFGVPIHSLGSADQGVVHIIGPWLGLTQPGMTVVCGDSHTSTHGAFGALAFGIGTSEVEHVLATQTLSQAKPKTMAVNINGALPPGVTAKDVVLALIAKVGTGGGQGYVVEYRGSTIEDLSMEGRLTICNMSIEWGAKAGMIAPDQKTFDYVQGRRHAPTGADWDAAVEYWRTLRTDDDAVFDAEVDLDATQLSPFVTWGTNPGQGVPLGASVPDPETFAEEADRTAAARALEYMGLEAGQPMRDIRVDTVFLGSCTNGRIEDLRAAAAIIQGRHVAEDVRMLVVPGSARVRLQAEDEGLDVVFKEAGAEWRAAGCSMCLGMNPDQLAPGERAASTSNRNFEGRQGKGGRTHLVSPPVAAATAVLGTLSTPADLQRI, encoded by the coding sequence ATGGGCAAGACACTGAGCGAGAAGGTCTGGGACGCGCACGTCGTGCGCTCCGCCGAGGGCGAGCCGGACCTGCTCTTCATCGACCTGCACCTCGTGCACGAGGTCACCAGCCCGCAGGCCTTCGACGGTCTCCGGCAGGCCGGTCGTCCCGTCCGCCGCCCCGACCTCACGCTGGCCACCGAGGACCACAACACCCCGACGCTCGACATCGACCAGCCGATCGCCGACCCGGTGTCGCGGACCCAGGTCGACACCCTGCGCCGCAACGTCGAGGAGTTCGGCGTCCCGATCCACAGCCTCGGCTCCGCCGACCAGGGCGTCGTGCACATCATCGGCCCGTGGCTGGGCCTGACCCAGCCCGGCATGACCGTGGTGTGCGGTGACTCCCACACCTCCACCCACGGCGCTTTCGGTGCGCTGGCCTTCGGCATCGGCACCTCCGAGGTCGAGCACGTGCTGGCCACCCAGACGCTGAGCCAGGCCAAGCCGAAGACGATGGCCGTCAACATCAACGGCGCGCTGCCGCCGGGCGTCACCGCCAAGGACGTCGTGCTGGCCCTGATCGCCAAGGTCGGCACCGGCGGTGGCCAGGGCTACGTCGTCGAGTACCGCGGCTCCACGATCGAGGACCTCTCCATGGAGGGGCGCCTCACGATCTGCAACATGAGCATCGAGTGGGGGGCCAAGGCCGGGATGATCGCCCCCGACCAGAAGACCTTCGACTACGTGCAGGGCCGCCGGCACGCCCCGACGGGCGCCGACTGGGACGCCGCCGTGGAGTACTGGAGGACCCTCAGGACCGACGACGACGCCGTGTTCGACGCCGAGGTCGACCTCGACGCGACCCAGCTGAGCCCCTTCGTCACCTGGGGTACCAACCCCGGCCAGGGCGTCCCGCTGGGCGCCTCCGTCCCCGACCCCGAGACCTTCGCCGAGGAGGCCGACCGCACCGCGGCGGCCCGGGCGCTGGAGTACATGGGCCTGGAGGCCGGGCAGCCGATGCGCGACATCCGGGTCGACACGGTGTTCCTGGGCTCCTGCACCAACGGCCGAATCGAGGACCTGCGTGCGGCCGCCGCCATCATCCAGGGCCGGCACGTCGCCGAGGACGTCCGGATGCTCGTCGTCCCCGGCTCGGCCCGGGTGCGCCTGCAGGCCGAGGACGAGGGCCTCGACGTCGTCTTCAAGGAGGCGGGGGCCGAGTGGCGGGCCGCCGGCTGCTCCATGTGCCTGGGCATGAACCCCGACCAGCTGGCGCCGGGCGAGCGGGCCGCGTCGACGTCGAACCGCAACTTCGAGGGCCGCCAGGGCAAGGGTGGCCGCACGCACCTCGTCTCGCCGCCCGTCGCCGCCGCCACGGCGGTGCTGGGCACCCTCAGCACCCCCGCCGACCTGCAGAGGATCTGA
- the cofC gene encoding 2-phospho-L-lactate guanylyltransferase: MDTDPGAVQPPRPAAAVVALKPVAHAKSRLGTLPDPLRRRLAWTMAVDTLRALGGAVDLLLVVSDQPALASRLARAGLDVEVVPEAGAHGMNGALDRGAAVAAARGYRTVLGCVGDLPALRPASVRTVLDAVDGGRAFLADASGVGTTMLVAHGVPLDPHFQGRSAAAHHQSGAVPLTDDRLGTGVPDARCDVDTEVDLGPAAGLGLGPATTPLLVPGALRLATSTVVTTTGWSDDAGRPLAVSTEGHRLVLPDAAVDGLRTPLRIGQRLHAVHADGVVLSAWL, from the coding sequence ATGGACACGGACCCGGGGGCGGTGCAGCCGCCGCGTCCGGCGGCCGCCGTCGTGGCCCTGAAACCCGTCGCCCACGCCAAGTCGCGGCTGGGCACGCTGCCCGACCCGCTCCGCCGTCGGCTGGCCTGGACGATGGCCGTCGACACCCTGCGGGCGCTGGGCGGGGCCGTCGACCTGCTCCTCGTGGTGAGCGACCAGCCGGCGCTCGCCAGCCGGCTGGCCCGGGCCGGCCTGGACGTGGAGGTGGTCCCCGAGGCGGGGGCCCACGGCATGAACGGAGCCCTGGACCGCGGCGCCGCGGTCGCGGCGGCGCGGGGGTACCGGACCGTGCTCGGCTGCGTGGGTGACCTGCCGGCCCTGCGGCCCGCGTCCGTGCGCACCGTGCTCGACGCCGTCGACGGTGGACGGGCCTTCCTCGCCGACGCCTCGGGGGTGGGGACCACGATGCTCGTCGCCCACGGCGTCCCGCTGGACCCGCACTTCCAGGGCCGCTCGGCGGCGGCGCACCACCAGTCGGGCGCCGTGCCGCTGACCGACGACCGGCTCGGCACCGGGGTGCCGGACGCGCGCTGTGACGTCGACACCGAGGTGGACCTCGGCCCGGCCGCCGGGCTCGGCCTGGGGCCCGCGACCACGCCCCTGCTCGTCCCCGGTGCACTCCGGCTCGCCACGAGCACCGTCGTGACGACGACGGGCTGGTCCGACGACGCGGGGCGCCCGCTCGCCGTCAGCACCGAGGGGCACCGGCTGGTGCTCCCCGACGCGGCGGTCGACGGGCTGCGGACGCCGCTGAGGATCGGCCAACGGCTGCACGCGGTGCACGCCGACGGCGTCGTCCTGTCGGCCTGGCTCTAG
- a CDS encoding pyridoxal phosphate-dependent decarboxylase family protein → MDAERAVMARVVAEAEAFLGGLDGRPVNAAADVDQVAAALGGPLPETGLDPLAVVDALVAGAGPGVVAMPSGRFFGWVIGGVLPAALGADWLTSLWDQNAGLLVSSPAAAGAERAAAGWLLDLLGLPPAAAVGFVTGAMMANFTCLAAARHAVYRRAGWDVDADGLLGAPPLTVVVGEERHDAVDIALRYLGLGHARSRVVAADEQGRLRLDRLAELLEAREPGPLVVCLQAGNVNSGSFDPLGAAVDLVHRHGGWVHVDGAFGLWAAAVPGLRHLTDGVERADSWATDAHKTLNVPYDSGIAVVADPAALHAAMGVHAAYLIQDERPDPVAAVPEFSRRARGFAVWAALRSLGRSGVADLVEQLTRRATRFADALGRLDGVQVVNDVVFTQVCVAFDGDAETREVARRLLAEGTAWMTPSVWQGRAVLRISVSNWRTTEDDVDRTVAAVARVLADVRGSAQAPASGRVWEAAK, encoded by the coding sequence GTGGACGCAGAGCGAGCGGTGATGGCCCGGGTGGTCGCGGAGGCGGAGGCCTTCCTCGGCGGGCTGGACGGGCGGCCGGTGAACGCGGCCGCCGACGTCGACCAGGTGGCGGCCGCGCTCGGCGGGCCGCTGCCCGAGACCGGGCTGGACCCCCTCGCCGTGGTCGACGCCCTGGTCGCCGGCGCCGGACCCGGCGTCGTCGCGATGCCGTCGGGCCGCTTCTTCGGCTGGGTGATCGGCGGGGTGCTGCCCGCCGCCCTCGGGGCCGACTGGCTGACGTCGCTCTGGGACCAGAACGCCGGCCTGCTGGTGAGCTCGCCGGCCGCAGCGGGGGCGGAGCGGGCGGCCGCCGGGTGGCTGCTGGACCTCCTCGGCCTGCCGCCCGCCGCCGCCGTCGGCTTCGTGACCGGCGCGATGATGGCCAACTTCACCTGCCTCGCCGCCGCCCGGCACGCGGTGTACCGCCGCGCCGGCTGGGACGTCGACGCCGACGGCCTGCTGGGCGCGCCGCCGCTGACGGTGGTGGTCGGCGAGGAGCGCCACGACGCCGTCGACATCGCCCTGCGGTACCTGGGCCTGGGGCACGCGCGCAGCCGGGTGGTCGCGGCGGACGAGCAGGGCCGGCTGCGCCTCGACCGGCTCGCCGAGCTGCTCGAGGCGCGCGAGCCGGGCCCGCTGGTCGTCTGCCTGCAGGCCGGCAACGTCAACAGCGGTTCCTTCGACCCGCTGGGCGCGGCGGTCGACCTGGTGCACCGGCACGGCGGCTGGGTGCACGTCGACGGGGCCTTCGGGCTCTGGGCGGCCGCCGTCCCCGGCCTGCGCCACCTCACCGACGGCGTCGAGCGGGCCGACTCCTGGGCCACCGACGCCCACAAGACGTTGAACGTCCCCTACGACAGCGGGATCGCCGTGGTGGCCGACCCGGCGGCGCTGCACGCGGCGATGGGCGTGCACGCCGCCTACCTGATCCAGGACGAGCGGCCCGACCCGGTCGCCGCCGTCCCCGAGTTCTCCCGGCGGGCGCGCGGCTTCGCGGTCTGGGCCGCGCTGCGCTCGCTGGGGCGCTCCGGCGTCGCGGACCTGGTGGAGCAGCTGACCCGGCGGGCCACCCGGTTCGCGGACGCGCTCGGCCGGCTGGACGGCGTCCAGGTGGTGAACGACGTGGTCTTCACCCAGGTCTGCGTCGCCTTCGACGGCGACGCCGAGACCCGGGAGGTGGCACGCCGCCTGCTGGCCGAGGGCACCGCCTGGATGACGCCGTCGGTGTGGCAGGGCCGGGCCGTCCTGCGGATCTCGGTCTCGAACTGGCGCACGACCGAGGACGACGTCGACCGCACCGTCGCCGCCGTCGCGCGCGTCCTGGCGGACGTCCGCGGCAGCGCTCAGGCGCCGGCGTCGGGACGCGTCTGGGAGGCCGCGAAGTAG
- a CDS encoding IclR family transcriptional regulator has protein sequence MDNSSGVGVLDKAALVLSALETGPTTLAGLVAATGLARPTAHRLAVALEHHRLVSRDLQGRFILGPRLGELASAAGEDRLLATAGPVLARLRDITGESAQMFRRQGDFRVCVATAERMSGLRDSIPVGTQLAMTAGSAAQVLLAWEEPDRMQRGLRGSRYSAVALAAVRRRGWAHSVGEREAGVASVSAPVRSPSGKVIAAVSVSGPIERLSRQPGRLHAPAVIAAAERLSEVLRRSGAE, from the coding sequence ATGGACAACAGTAGCGGTGTGGGCGTGCTCGACAAAGCCGCCCTGGTCTTGAGCGCGCTCGAGACGGGACCGACCACCCTGGCCGGTCTGGTGGCCGCCACCGGCCTGGCCCGTCCCACGGCTCACCGGCTCGCGGTGGCCCTCGAGCACCACCGCCTGGTGAGTCGCGACCTGCAGGGCCGGTTCATCCTCGGGCCCCGGCTCGGCGAGCTGGCCTCGGCCGCCGGGGAGGACCGGCTGCTCGCGACCGCCGGCCCCGTGCTGGCCCGGCTCCGCGACATCACCGGCGAGTCCGCCCAGATGTTCCGCCGCCAGGGCGACTTCCGGGTCTGCGTGGCGACGGCCGAGCGGATGTCCGGGCTGCGCGACAGCATCCCCGTCGGCACCCAGCTGGCCATGACGGCCGGCTCCGCCGCGCAGGTCCTGCTGGCCTGGGAGGAGCCGGACCGGATGCAGCGCGGGCTGCGCGGCAGCCGCTACTCCGCCGTCGCCCTGGCCGCGGTGCGGCGCCGCGGCTGGGCCCACTCGGTCGGCGAGCGCGAGGCGGGCGTCGCCTCTGTCTCCGCCCCCGTCCGCTCCCCCTCCGGCAAGGTCATCGCCGCCGTCAGCGTCTCGGGCCCGATCGAGCGCCTGTCCCGGCAGCCGGGCCGGCTGCACGCGCCGGCCGTCATCGCCGCCGCCGAGCGGCTCAGCGAGGTCCTGCGCCGCAGCGGCGCCGAGTGA
- a CDS encoding App1 family protein, whose amino-acid sequence MTDTTPQVNRALRVDHAVMRWRARRVRDHGYVATVIPYTGYGSTSWIRVLARVVLDRPEVRASGDAVGARGWRNFTKVPVEDAEVEVHVGDQTAVVTADNSGIVDAVVAVDSAPGWHEIRLSAEGSPPVSAHVNVIDPDVGFGLVSDIDDTVMVTALPRPLLAAWHTFVVNEHARATTPGMPVLYERLTAQHPGAPVIYLSTGAWNVAPTLTRFLSRNLYPRGALLLTDWGPTPDRWFRSGREHKRASLERLAEEFPDVQWLLVGDDGQHDEAIYGAFVARHAEKVAAVCIRQLSPGEAVLAGSSYRDHDVSGRAARVPWLYAPDGAGLAEKLDDTGLLVAPHSQPEVAP is encoded by the coding sequence GTGACCGACACCACCCCCCAGGTGAACCGCGCCCTCCGCGTCGACCACGCCGTCATGCGCTGGCGGGCCCGCCGGGTGCGCGACCACGGCTACGTCGCGACCGTCATCCCCTACACCGGCTACGGGTCCACCAGCTGGATCCGGGTGCTCGCCCGGGTCGTGCTGGACCGGCCCGAGGTTCGCGCCAGCGGGGACGCGGTCGGCGCCCGCGGCTGGCGCAACTTCACGAAGGTGCCGGTGGAGGACGCGGAGGTCGAGGTCCACGTGGGCGACCAGACCGCCGTCGTGACCGCCGACAACAGCGGGATCGTGGACGCGGTCGTGGCCGTCGACTCCGCTCCCGGCTGGCACGAGATCCGGCTGAGCGCCGAGGGCTCCCCGCCGGTCAGCGCGCACGTCAACGTGATCGACCCCGACGTCGGCTTCGGCCTCGTCTCCGACATCGACGACACCGTGATGGTCACCGCCCTCCCCCGGCCGCTGCTGGCCGCCTGGCACACCTTCGTCGTCAACGAGCACGCCCGGGCCACGACACCCGGCATGCCCGTGCTCTACGAGCGGTTGACCGCCCAGCACCCCGGGGCGCCCGTCATCTACCTCTCCACCGGGGCGTGGAACGTCGCGCCGACCCTGACCCGCTTCCTGTCGCGCAACCTGTACCCGCGGGGGGCGCTGCTGCTCACCGACTGGGGACCCACCCCCGACCGCTGGTTCCGCAGCGGGCGGGAGCACAAGCGCGCCAGCCTGGAGCGGCTGGCGGAGGAGTTCCCCGACGTGCAGTGGCTGCTGGTCGGCGACGACGGCCAGCACGACGAGGCCATCTACGGGGCCTTCGTGGCCCGGCACGCCGAGAAGGTGGCCGCCGTCTGCATCCGTCAGCTGAGCCCGGGCGAGGCCGTGCTGGCCGGGTCGAGCTACCGCGACCACGACGTCTCGGGCCGCGCGGCCCGGGTGCCCTGGCTCTACGCCCCCGACGGCGCCGGCCTGGCCGAGAAGCTCGACGACACGGGCCTGCTGGTCGCCCCGCACAGCCAGCCGGAGGTCGCGCCCTGA